The proteins below come from a single Vidua chalybeata isolate OUT-0048 chromosome 1, bVidCha1 merged haplotype, whole genome shotgun sequence genomic window:
- the LOC128801313 gene encoding microtubule nucleation factor SSNA1-like, whose product MTQQGAVLQGYNNELVKCIEDLCMQKEELNKQIQQAEEEKNKLQHEIQVLSEQLECVCENLAQKVASRNELDKILAETEAAYMKILDSSRTLLNVLKKEVGSLKHSPDLKTNVT is encoded by the coding sequence atgactcagcagggagcTGTTCTTCAGGGTTACAATAATGAACTAGTGAAATGTATTGAAGATTTATGTATGCAAAAAGAAGAATTGAACAAGCAAATCCAgcaagcagaagaggaaaagaataaaCTCCAGCATGAAATCCAAGTCCTCAGTGAACAGCTGGAGTGTGTATGTGAAAACCTGGCCCAAAAAGTGGCTTCACGGAATGAGCTTGATAAAATACTTGCTGAAACTGAAGCTGCTTACATGAAGATTTTGGATAGCTCTAGAACTTTACTTAATGTCCTGAAGAAGGAAGTGGGAAGCTTAAAGCATTCACCTGATCTGAAAACCAATGTAACGTGA